GAAAAGGCTGTTCGCGGCTTTGCTGTTCTGCGTAGGCCTGAGCTTCCTGCTCTAGCTCGCAATGCTGGCTTAATCCTGAGGTGGCAGCGTCGCCCGGGAATTCTGGTTTCAACTTTCAACAAGGAGTCGCAATGCTGCCTTACCCGCAGATCGACCCGGTGGCCCTGGCCATCGGTCCGCTGAAAATCCACTGGTACGGTCTGATGTACCTGATCGGCATCGGCGGCGCCTGGCTGCTGGCATCGCGCCGGCTCAACCGTTTCGACCCGACCTGGACCAAGGAAAAGCTTTCCGACATGGTCTTCTGGATGTCGATGGGCGTTATCGTCGGCGGCCGCCTGGGCTATGTGCTGTTCTACGATCTGAACGCTTATCTGGCCAACCCGACACTGATTTTCGAAGTATGGAAGGGCGGCATGTCGTTCCATGGCGGCTTCATCGGCGTGATGCTGGCCGCGTTGTGGTTCGGCAAGAAGAACAACAAGTCGTTCTTCCAGCTGATGGATTTCGTCGCGCCGATGGTGCCGATCGGCCTGGGTGCCGGGCGCATCGGTAACTTCATCAACGCCGAGTTGTGGGGTAAGGCGACCGACGTGCCGTGGGCAATGATCTTCCCGACCGATCCGGCGCAACTGGCGCGTCACCCGTCGCAGCTGTACCAGTTCGCGCTCGAAGGCGTGGCCCTGTTTGCCATTCTCTGGCTGTTCTCGCGCAAGCCGCGGCCGACCATGGCGGTGTCCGGGATGTTTGCCCTGTTCTACGGCATCTTCCGTTTCATCGTGGAGTTTGTCCGCGTACCGGACGCGCAACTGGGCTATCTGGCCTGGAACTGGCTGACTATGGGCCAAGTGCTCTGCGTACCGATGATCGTTGGCGGGCTGTTCCTGATCTGGCTGGCGTATCACCGCGCCCCGGCGACTCCAGCGGCTGCCGTATAAATTCGAATCCCGGGGTGACGGCCCCGGGTTCAAGGACACAGGTAATTCATGAAGCAATATCTCGAACTGGTCGCCCACGTCATCAAGAACGGCACCAAGCAAGCCAACCGCACCGGCGTGAACACCATCAGCTTTCCGGGCGCGATGCTGCGTTATGACCTGAAAGAAGGTTTCCCGGCGATCACCACGCGCAAGATGGCCTTCAAATCGGCCATCGGCGAGATGTGTGGTTTCCTGCGTGGCGTGAACAACGCCGCCGAATTCCGCGCGCTGGGCTGCAAGGTCTGGGATCAGAACGCCAACGAAAACGCGCAGTGGCTGGCCAATCCGTTCCGTCAGGGTGAAGACGACCTTGGCGAAATCTACGGCGTGCAATGGCGCAAATGGCCGGCGTACAAGCAGATTCCGGTCAGCAATCAGGCCGCTATCGAACAGACCCTGAGCCAGGGTTATCGTCAGATCGCCGAAGGCGAGGAAGACGGTCAGGCCTATGTCGTTCTGTACAAGGCGATCGACCAGGTCCGCCAGTGCGTCGACACCATCATCAAGGACCCGGGCAGCCGCCGCATTCTGTTCCACGGCTGGAACGTCGCCCAACTCGATGAAATGGCTTTGCCGCCGTGCCACCTGCTGTACCAGTTCCACCCGAATGTCGAGACCAGGGAAATCTCCCTGACGCTCTACATCCGCTCCAACGACCTAGGGCTGGGCACGCCGTTCAACCTCACCGAAGGCGCCGCGTTGCTGAGTCTGATCGGCCGACTGACCGGCTACACACCGCGCTGGTTCACCTATTTCATCGGTGATGCCCACGTTTACGAAAACCATTTGGACATGCTCAACGAACAGCTCAAGCGCGAGCCGTTCCCGATGCCGAAACTGGTGATCAGTGACCGTGTGCCGGAGTTTGCCAAGACCGGCTTGTATCAGCCGGAGTGGCTGGAGTTGATCGAGCCGAGCGATTTCTCGCTTGAGGGGTATCAGCATCACGCGCCGATGACGGCACCGATGGCCGTCTGATTGTTTGACGGGCAGGGCTGTTTTATTAGAAAAGGTTCTACCTGACTGTCATTTCTGCCAGTAGGCGAATAAATGAGAGGGTGTTTGACTGATCACGAGGCCATCAGGCCGTGGTCAGCAACACTCTCTTTTTATTTCAGGAGCCTTGTCATGAATAACACTGCGGCCGGTGTAACGGACGGCTTTTCGGAGCGACATTTCGGCACAAACCCTCTAAGGAGCGGATTGACAGGAGCACCGTTCGTTGGCTGTGAAAGCCAGTCGGGGCTCTTTCATTTCATTCCGGGCCTCGATCCATGGGGATGCGTGGTGCCCATGGAGGTTTTCACCGGCGCACCGATCTTCGTCGATTCACTTCGAGTGGTCGTGGCGGTAAACGATAGAGAATTTCAGATCGGCGATCAGGTTCGAGTGCAATGGGCGGCGTTTGGCGGTTCGGGGGGCAATTATCAGTCGCAGCCGCAGTCCGTACAGAGTTTTATGCCGTTGCATTTTGTTGTGCCCGACGACACGGCAAGGCAGTTTGAAGGAGACCGGGTCGAGGTCATTTTTGTCATCGAAAGAAGCGGGGGCGCTATACCTTCTGCATCATTGCTCATGACCTTCGCCCCGGCACTGATTCAAACCGGCCCGGTCTCTATTGAGGGCGTCTCTGAGGGCGTTCTGGAGATTGACCCACATCCCGATGGCGTCGTTCTGACCATTCCGCGGATTGAAAACCTGCGAACAAACAACGCCATTGAAATGCTCTGGATAAGTAGCGCGAATGGCGGGCAGGGCGGAGCCTGGAGAGACTATCAGCGCAAGTTGACGGTCAATCCCGATTCCCCCCTCAAGTTTCGGATTGAGCCCTCTGTCTATCAAAAGCATCGGGGTGAGACCGTTCACCTGCGCTGCAGTCTTTTTCTGGGCTCGGGCATGGTCCCGGGCATCGGTTACGGCATGGGGCATCGAGGCATATTGGAATTCAAGTTGATCTAGTCGCTGATGTGGCGATGGGGCTAATGCCCATGACTCCTGCCGACATGGGAATGCTCAACTTCCGTCGCCACCACCCCGCCACTCACTTCCAGCCGCTGCAAAATCCCGCACTGATCAATGTCCGGGCCCTCGCCACAGCGTTGGCGCAGGTCGAGCAGTTGCGTCTGTAACGCCATCAATCCGTCGATCCGCGCTTTCACGTGATGAATGTGCTCGTCGATCAACGCGTTCACGCTTTCGCACTGATCCTGCGGACTGTCGCGCAGGGCCAGCAGGCTGCGGATCTCTTCCAGGGTCATGTCGAGCGTGCGGCAGTTGCGGATGAAGGTCAGGCGTTCGGCGTGGGCCTGAGTGTAGACCCGGTAGTTGCCGTCGCTGCGGGCGGGCTCCGGCAGCAGGTTTTCGCGCTCGTAGTAGCGGATGGTTTCGACGGCGCAGTCGGTGAGTTTCGCCAGTTCTCCAATCTTCATGACAGCAATCTCCAAAAGGGTGCTTGACCCTATAGTGGCTACAGGGTCTTTACTTGGCAACAGGCACCTTCATGGACGCAACCAATGAGCGATTCCCTTCACACCCACAAACCCGAGGCTGATCACGATCACGATCACGATCACGATCACAGCCACAAGCTGCAGCCTGTGCAGAAGCATGACCATGGCGGGCACGGCGATTCCTGCTGCTCCTCCAAGGCGGCAGCGCCTTCGCTGATCAAGTTGAGCGACACGCCGACCGACGGCGCGCGGCTGAGCAGCTTCCGCATCGACGCCATGGACTGCCCGACCGAGCAGACGCTGATCCAGAACAAACTGGGCAAGCTTGCGGGGGTGCAGCAACTGGAATTCAACCTGATCAATCGGGTCCTGGGCGTGACCCATAACCTGCCGAGCACTGCGCCGATCATCGAGGCGATCAAGTCGCTGGGCATGGTGGCTGAACCGATGGAACAGGGCGCCGAAGCGCCAGCGCCGATCGCCGAGAAAAAGCACTGGTGGCCTCTGGCACTGTCCGGCGTGGGTGCGCTGGCGGCAGAAGTGATCCACTTCACTAGTGCCGCGCCGGACTGGGTGGTGGCGATCATCGCGCTGATTTCGATCCTCAGTGGCGGCCTCACCACTTACAAGAAGGGCTGGATCGCGCTCAAGAACCTCAACCTGAACATCAACGCGTTGATGAGCATCGCAGTCACCGGCGCGATCCTGATCGGGCAATGGCCGGAAGCGGCGATGGTGATGTTCCTGTTCACCGTGGCCGAGTTGATCGAGGCCAAGTCGCTGGACCGGGCGCGTAACGCCATTGGCGGCTTGATGCAGATGACCCCGGAACAGGCGACGGTGCAGCAAGCCGACGGCAGCTGGGTCACGCAAGAGGTCAAAACCATCGAGCTCGGTGCGCGAGTGCGGGTGCGTCCCGGCGAGCGGATTGGCCTGGACGGCGAAGTCGTGTCGGGCAGTTCGACCATCGATCAGGCGCCGATCACCGGCGAAAGTCTGCCGATCGAGAAGACGGTGGGCGATAAGGTCTTCGCCGGCACCATCAACCAGGCAGGCTCGCTGGAGTATTCCGTCACTGCAGCGGCGAACAATTCCACGCTGGCGCGGATCATCCACGCCGTGGAACAGGCCCAGGGCGCACGGGCGCCGACCCAGCGCTTCGTCGATCAGTTCTCGAAAATCTATACCCCGGCGGTGTTCCTGCTGGCCTTGGCTGTGGCGGTGATTCCGCCGCTGTTTATGGGCGCCGTCTGGTTCGACTGGATCTACCGCGCGTTGGTCTTGCTGGTGGTCGCTTGCCCATGCGCGTTGGTGATTTCCACTCCGGTGACCATCGTCAGTGGCCTCGCCGCGGCGGCACGCAAAGGCATCCTGGTGAAGGGCGGCGTTTATCTGGAAGGTGGCCACAAACTCGATTACCTGGCCTTGGACAAGACCGGCACCCTGACCCACGGCAAACCGGTGCAGACCGATTATGTGTCGCTTGATCCCACCGCAGACGCCACTGCCCCGGCGATTGCCGCAGCGCTGGCCGGTCGTTCGGACCACCCGGTGTCGTTGGCCATCGCCAATGCGGCGGTGGATAAACAATTCGCGCCGCTCGTTGTGGATAACTTCGAAGCCCTGGGCGGTCGCGGTGTACGCGGGGAAATCAACGGTCAGGTCTACCACTTGGGTAACCATCGCCTGGTGGAAGACTTGGGCCTGTGTTCGCCTGCGCTGGAAGAGAAGCTGTTTGCCCTGGAAAAACAGGGAAAATCGGTGGTGCTGTTGCTCGACAAGTCCGGCCCGTTGGCGCTGTTTGCCGTGGCCGACACGGTGAAAGAGTCCAGCCGCGAAGCGATCCAGCAACTGCACGATCTGGGCATCAAAACCCTGATGCTGACCGGCGACAATGTCCACACCGCCCAGGCGATTGCCGTGCAAGTCGGCATCGACGAGGCCAAGGGCGATCTGCTGCCCAACGACAAGCTGCAAGCCATCGAGGCACTTTATGCACAGGGCCATCGTGTTGGCATGGTCGGCGACGGCATCAACGATGCGCCGGCGCTGGCCCGCGCCCAGATTGGTTTCGCGATGGCCGCCGCCGGTACCGATACCGCCATCGAGACCGCCGATGTCGCCCTGATGGACGACGATCTGCGCAAGATCCCTGCGTTCATCCGCCTGTCGCGTCGAACCTCGACCATTCTCAAACAGAACATCGCCCTCGCTTTGGTCATCAAGGTGATCTTTCTTGGGGTAACCTTCGCCGGGATCGCCACCATGTGGATGGCGGTGTTCGCCGACATGGGTGTCAGCCTGTTGGTGGTGTTCAACGGTTTGCGCCTGCTGCGCAAGTAAGCGATGAGGGACGGGTGTGCTGAGTGCCGAGCTGAAGGCGTTTTACATGGTTGCCCGCCTGGGCAGCATTACCCTGGCGGCGAAAAAGCTCGGCCTGAGCCAACCCACGGTGACCACGCAGATCCGCCATCTGGAAAGCCAGTATTCGGTTGAGCTGTTCTACCGTGGCGGCCGCCGCCTCAGCGTCAGCGATGAAGGCGCGCGGCTGTTGCCGATGGTCAAGGCGCTGTTGCAGCAGGAAGCCGACATCGAGTTTTTCCTGCGCAACAGCGGCCAGGTCCAGGGCACATTGCGCATTGCTGCTACCGCGCCGTATTACATCCTCGACCTGGTGAAGACTTTCCGCGAGCGCTTGCCGCAAGTGGAAGTGTCAGTGGAAATCGGCAACTCCCAGCAGGTGCTGGAAGCGCTGGAGGATTACCGGGTGGATGTCGCGGCGTCGTCACAATTGCTCGATGACGCGCGGCTGATTCGGCGGGTACTCGGCAGCGATCCGCTGGTGTTGGCGGTGCATCGCAACCATCCGCTGGCGGCGCACGATCATGTGCCGCTCAGCGCGTTGGCCGGGCATACCTTGTTGATGCGCGAATCAGGCTCGACCACTCGACGCCTGACCGAAGAATTGCTCGCCAGCGCCGGGGTGAGTTTCGGGCCGTTGCTGGAAATTGGCAGCCGTGAATCGATTCGCGAGGCGGTGCTGCGCAACATCGGCATCAGCATCATTGCCCGACAGGAAGTGCCGCATGACCCGCAATTGCGCGTGCTGACGATTGAGAATGCGCCGCAGATTCCGGAGTATCTGTACTGCCTCAAGGAGCGCAAAGGCGCGCGGTTGCCGGCGGCGTTCCTGGGTTTGGCGCAGGAAATGGCCCCCGCGTGAGATTTGTGTTGAATGTGAGGGCCCCTTCGCGGGCAAGCCTCGCTCCTACAGGTGGTCGCATTCCCCTGTAGGAGCGAGGCTTGCCCGCGAAGGCGTCCGTCAGTGCACCAACGTATCCAACCCAAATTCTTGAATACCACTATCAGCCGTTTTTGCCTCACTGCCACATGACGGACGCATTACAAACCTAGGATGGGCTTCATCTGCTTGATGAGGCCTGTCCATGAACCACTCGATCGCAACTGCCCTGACCAACCCCGGCGCCCCGATGAAAGTGCGCGGTGTGCAGAAACGCTTTGGCGCCTTCACCGCGCTGGACAATGTTTCCCTCGACGTGGCGGCCGGTGAACTGGTGTGCCTGCTGGGCCCGTCCGGCTGTGGCAAAACCACGTTGCTGCGTTGCATCGCCGGCCTGGAGAAACAGGACAGCGGCGAGTTGTACCTCGGCGATCGCGACGTTTCCCACCTGGCACCCCAGGCCCGGGATTACGGCATTCTTTTTCAGTCCTACGCGCTGTTTCCCAACCTCACCGTCGAAGCGAACATTGCCTACGGCCTCGCCGGCAGTGGTCGTGATGAAGTGCGCAAACGTGTCGGTCAGATGCTGGAACTGGTCGGCCTGACCGGCAGCGAGAAAAAGTACCCCGGCCAGTTGTCCGGCGGCCAACAGCAACGTGTCGCGCTGGCTCGGGCATTGGCGCCGGCGCCATCGTTGTTGCTGCTGGACGAACCGATGTCGGCCCTCGACGCCCGGGTTCGCGAGCATTTGTGCACCGAACTGCGCCAACTGCAGCGCAACCTCGGCGTCACCACCCTGATGGTCACGCACAATCAGGACGAGGCCATGCTGATGGCCGACCGCATCGCCGTGATGAACAACGGCAAGGTCGAGCAGTACGCCACGCCGCAGGACATCTACGACCGCCCGGCCACGCCGTTTGTGGCGGAGTTTGTCGGCCAGGGCAACTGGCTGCCATTCAGCCGCAGCAGCGACAGCCATGCCCAGGTCGGCGGGATGAGCATGCGCCTGGCGGATGGCAGCGCTAAAACCACGTCGGGCCGTCTGTTTTGCCGACCGGAAGCGATCAACGTCAACCCGCTGGTGCATGAAGAAAACCTGTTCCCGGCCAAGGTTCGCGAGATCACCTTTCTCGGTAACCGCTGCCGCATGAGCTTCGAACTCGATCAACTGCCCGGCCACGCATTGCTGGCCGAACTGGCACCGGAAGCCATGCCGCGCCTCGGTGCGCAGCAGATCATGGTCGCCTTGCCCCCGCGCAGCCTGCAGGTGTTTGCCTGATGAGCGCGAACATCGCGCTGCCGATACCGCACAAGCAGGTTCGGCAGACCTCCCGTGCCGAGATCGGCGACCGGGTGTTCGTGGTCGGCGGCAAACTCCTTTTATTGGTGTTGCTCGGCCTCGCGGTGTTGATGCCGTTGTTGGCGATCTTCTGGCGCGGTTTCAGTTCCGAGGCCGGGCAGGGCGGAGGCCTGGTGGCCGCGCGTGAATTGGTGACCAGTGCGAACTTCCACTGGTTGCTCGGCAATAGCCTGAAAGTTTCCCTCAGCGTGGCGGCGATTGTCGTACCGCTGGCCTACCTGTTTGCCTACGCATTGCAACGCACGTTGATTCCCGGCAAAGGCATCTGGCGCGCAATTTCGTTGTTGCCGCTGATGGCGCCGTCGATGCTGCCGGGGATTGCGCTGGTTTATCTGTTCGGCAATCAGGGCATGTTGCGCGGCTTGCTCTCGGACAATATCTACGGTTTCTGGGGCATTGTTCTGGGCGAGGTCATTTACACCTTCCCACACGCATTGATGATTCTTCTGTCGGCGCTTTCCCTGGCGGATGCGCGACTCTTCGATGCCGCCTCCAGCATGGGCGCCAGTCCGGCCAAAGCCTTTCGCAGCATCACCTGGCCAGCGACCCGTCAGGCCGTGTTCGCGGCGTTCTGCCTGGTGTTCACCTTGACCATCACTGACTTCGGCGTGCCCGTAGTGGTCGGTGGCGACTATCAAGTGCTGGCGCTGGAAGCCTATAAGGCCGTGGTCGGCCAGCAGCAATTCGGTCGCGGCGCGTTGATCGGCATGGTCCTGCTGCTGCCGGCACTCTTCAGTTTTGCAGTCGATGCCTGGTTGCGTCGACGTCACGGCGACGCCATGAGCGGCCGCGCCCAAGTCTTCAAACCCGCGCCGTCGAAGCGGCGGGACGGTTGTTATCTGGCCATCGTGCTGCTGATCTGCGCGGTGTTGCTGCTGGTGTTCGGCATGGCGGTGTTCTCCTCGCTGGTGAAATTCTGGCCGTACAACCTGTCGCTGTCGCTCAACCATTACCAGTTCAGCGACACCGCGGGCGGCGGCTGGCTGGCCTACGGCAACAGCGTAAAAATGGCTTTGAGCACGGCGTTGATCGGCAGCGTGCTGATCTTCACCGGCGCCTACCTGATGGAGAAAACCAAAGGCCAGCGCGGACTGAACCTGGCCTTGCGCATGCTCAGTTTCGTGCCGATGGCGGTGCCGGGTCTGGTGCTGGGCCTGGGTTACGTTTTCTTCTTCAACCTCAGCGGCAACCCGCTGCATGTGCTCTACGGGACCATGACGCTGCTGGTGGTCTGCACTATTGCTCACTATTTGACCACCGCACAAATGACCGCGACCACGGCGCTACGTCAACTCGACGCCGAGTTCGAGGCCGCCGCGTTGTCGCTCAAGGCGCCGCTGTATCGGCACTACCTGCGAGTCACTGTGCCGATCTGCCTGCCGGCGCTGCTGGACATCGTGCGCTACCTGTTCGTCTCGGCCATGACCACCGTTTCAGCCGCGATCTTCCTCTACAGCCCCGACACCATCCTCGCGGCGGTGGCGGTGCTGAACATGGACGACGCCGGCAACGTCGGCGGCGCGGCGGCGATGTCGACCCTGATTCTGTTCACTTCGGCAGGCGTGTCGATGCTGCTGGCCTGGGCCTCGCGCGGCTTGCTGCGCCGTTCCCAGGCCTGGCGGCAGACCGCTCCTGGTAAATAAATCTGTCCCCATAAAAGACCAACCCTCAACTCAAACAGGAAAAGATCATGTTCAAGCCTATGGCCCTGGCCGCTGCTGTCCTCACCGCTTTCAGCCTGAACGCCTTCGCGGCGCCAACCGAGTTGACGGTGTACACCGCCCTCGAAGCCGAGCAACTGAAGACTTACAAAGAAGCCTTCGAAAAGGCTAACCCGGACGTCGAGATCAAGTGGGTACGCGATTCCACCGGGATTATCACTGCCAAACTGCTGGCCGAAAAAGCCCGCCCACAGGCTGATGCGGTCTGGGGCCTGGCGGCGTCGAGCCTGGCGATCCTCGATCAGCAAGGCATGCTGCAAAGCTACGCGCCGAAGGACCTGGGCAAGATCGGCGGCAACTACCGCGATGCCGCCAATCCACCCGCGTGGGTCGGGATGGACGTCTGGGCGGCGACCATTTGCTTCAACACCGTCGAAGCCGAAAAGCAGGGTTTGACCAAACCGGTGAGCTGGCAGGACCTGACCAAGCCTGAGTACAAAGGCAAGATCGTGATGCCCAACCCGGCCTCGTCCGGCACCGGTTTCCTCGACGTCAGCGCCTGGCTGCAAACCTTCGGCGAGAAGCAGGGCTGGCAGTACATGGACGACCTGCACCAGAACATCGGCCAGTACGTTCACTCCGGTTCCAAGCCTTGTAAGCTGGCGGCTTCGGGTGAATTCCCGATCGGCATTTCCTTTGAATACCCGGCGGTTCAGCTGAAGCGTCAGGGCGCACCGCTGGACATCATCCTGCCGAAGGAAGGCCTGGGCTGGGAGATCGAAGCGACCGCTGTGATCAAGGGCACACCACACGAAGAGGCGGCGAAGAAACTGGCTGACTTCTCGGCCAGCCCGGCGGCGATGGAGCTTTATAAAGAGAACTTCGCGGTGCTCGCGCAACCGGGGATTGCCAAGCCGCAGACCGAATTGCCGGCGGATTATGAGCAGCGTTTGATCAAGAACGACTTTGCCTGGGCGTCGAAGAATCGCGACGAAATCCTGAGCGAGTGGCGCAAGCGGTATGACGGCAAGTCCGAGAAAGTGGCTGCCAAGTAAGATCTCTATCGGCTGAAGAGCCTCTTCGCGGGCAAGCCTCGCTCCTACAGGGTTGGTGTCGTTTGTGATAACGCGCAACCCTGCAGGAGCGAGGCTTGCCCGCGAAGGCGGCTTAAAATTCAGGACATCACTTGATGACACACCACAACGACATGCTGATCGTCGGCGCCGGCATTCTCGGCCTGTCCCACGCCTACGCCGCCGCCAGACGCGGTCTGAAGGTCACGGTTTTCGAACGCAGCGAAACCCCCTTGGGCGCCTCGGTCCGCAACTTCGGCCAGGCCCTCGTCACCGGCCAACCCCCGGGCCCGATGCTCGAACTGGCCAGGGCCAGCCGCGAGATCTGGGGCCAATGGGCACAACTGGCCGGGTTGCAACTCAAGCGCAACGGCTCGTATTTGTTCGCTCGCAGCGAAGCCGAAGAACACCTGCTCGAAGCCTTCTGCACCGGCCGCGCCGTGGAATACGGTTACCGCGTCGACCTGCTGCGCGGTGCTGCCTTGCGCGATCTCTACGGCGGTCAGTTCCGCCATCACCGCGCGGCGTTGCACGGCCTGGACGATCAGCAACTGTATTCCCGTGAAGCGATTCCGACGTTGATCGACTACTTGCGCCGCGAGCTCGGCGTCGCGTTTCACTTCTCTACCCTGGTGCGCGATATCGAGCCGGGTCGCCTGCGCAGCACGGCCGGCACGTTCAGCGCCGATCAGATCATCGTCTGCTCCGGGCACGATTATCAGACCTTGCTGGCCGAGCCGATCGCCGCGCTCAACCCGCAAATCTGCCGCCTGCAAATGCTCCGCGCCCGGCCGCAGATCAACCTCAACCTGCAACACGCATTGCTCACCGGTTTAAGTTGCGTGCATTACGGCGCCTTCGCCGATCTGCCGGAAGCGGCAGCGGTGCAGGCGCAGATTCTGCGCGAGGAGCCACACTTGCATGAAAACGGCATCCACCTGCTGATCAGCCCGACGCCTTACGGTGAGTTGATCATCGGCGACTCCCACCATTACGGCCGCGATCCATCGCCGTTCAATGCCGAGCAGGTCGATGACTGGATGATCGGACTCGCTGAACAAACCCTGGGGTGCAAGGTGCAGGTGGTCGAGCGCTGGCAGGGCGTCTATGGTTCACGGGGGCCGGGGCCGTTCTCGTTCCTGCTCCCGATGCCGGGTGTGAGCGTGGCGCTGATGCACACCGGTGTCGGCATGAGCGTCGGCCCGGCGCTGGCCGAACGTAACGTCGCCACCTTATTGGGAGAGCATTGATGGACAGCAATGAGCAAGTGATCGCCGAGGTGTTTGGGCTGTACGAACGCTTTGGCGACAGCGATTACATCGGCGAGCCGGTGTCGCAGATCGAACACATGTCCCAGGCCGCCGAACTGGCCATGGCCGAGGGCTTTGATGACGAAGTGGTGCTGGCCGCGTTCTTCCATGACATCGGGCATATCTGTGGCGGGAGCGCCGAGAACATGGGTGGTTTTGGTGTGGTCAGCCACGAACGTCTGGGCGCCGATTACTTGCGTCGGGCCGGTTTCAGCGAGCGCCTGGCGCGGCTGGTGGAATACCACGTTCAGGCCAAGCGTTATCTGACGCTTAAAGAGCCCGGGTACTACGAGCGATTGAGCGAAGCCAGTCGCCGGACCCTGGAATACCAGGGTGGGGTGATGACCGCGGAAGAGGCTGAAGCCTTCGAGAAGGATCCGTTATGCAAGGCCAGTTTGCGGATGCGCCAGTGGGATGAACAGGCCAAGGACATGGGCGTGCCGGTGATGGATCTGGGGGTGTTGAAGGATAAGGCGTTGCGGCTGTTGGCTGCGTAATAGCTCGAAACCGGGTCGCTGCCATCGCGAGCAGGCTCGCTCCCACAGGGGAACGCATTCCAATGTGGGAGCGAGCCTGCTCGCGAAGGGGCCAGCCCGGACACCCCAATAACCAAGGTTTACAACTGCTGCGCCAACACCTCAACCTGCTCTTGCCGTTCCGCCTGACTCAACTTCGCCTGCGGATTCAGCGACGACCACTGCGGATGCGCCCGGGCCTTGTTCAGGGCTTCGGGCAGTTTGCCTTCGCGCCAGGTCTTGTCCTGTGGCGTGGCCACCTGGATGCTGTCCATCGCCGCATGCCCACGGGCATTCAGCGCATGCAGCAATTGGCGCTGACGCAAGGCCAACAGCCTCAACACGCTGTCGTCGACCGTCAATTCTCGTTGACCCCTGATCTTGCCCATTAACCGGCTGCCATAACTGCGGGCGGTTTGCAGGGCGCCGCCGGCAATGGCGCCGGCCAGTGCCGCCGCGCCGAGGGTCAGGCCGCCCACCAGTAAATCAACCCCGGCACCGGCCGCCGCGCCGGCCGCGATGCCACCGCCGACCCGCACGCCCAATTGCTTGAGGGTTTCCGGGTTGAACAAATCATCGCCCCAGCGGCCATCGAGCAGCGGCAGTTCACTGGCCGCCGCGTCCTGTGGGCGGAAGGCATAGAGTTTGAGCAAGCCTTCAACGCAGCGCTGTTCCCGTTGGCGAACGGCTTTGCGCAGTTCGCTGATCGCCTGTTGTTCCTGCTCCGCGTCGCTGACCACGCTGCGCCTGCACGCGGCGCAATCGATCAGCAACTCGGCAATCAATCGCGCCGCACTCTGTTGGCGAGCCAGGCGTTGAGCCTGTTGATCGGCGATCAGGCGCTCCAATTGTTCGCGGGAGTTTTCCAGCAGCAAGGCGAGGCTTTCATAGAGTCGACGTTCGCCATCTTCGGGCGGTGCAACGCTGTCGAAACGCACCAGGGCATGCAGGCCCAAGCGCGCCAGGGCTTCACGCCAATCCGGCTCGCGATGGTTGGCGCTGCTGACGAAATTCAGCA
This region of Pseudomonas mandelii genomic DNA includes:
- a CDS encoding thymidylate synthase; amino-acid sequence: MKQYLELVAHVIKNGTKQANRTGVNTISFPGAMLRYDLKEGFPAITTRKMAFKSAIGEMCGFLRGVNNAAEFRALGCKVWDQNANENAQWLANPFRQGEDDLGEIYGVQWRKWPAYKQIPVSNQAAIEQTLSQGYRQIAEGEEDGQAYVVLYKAIDQVRQCVDTIIKDPGSRRILFHGWNVAQLDEMALPPCHLLYQFHPNVETREISLTLYIRSNDLGLGTPFNLTEGAALLSLIGRLTGYTPRWFTYFIGDAHVYENHLDMLNEQLKREPFPMPKLVISDRVPEFAKTGLYQPEWLELIEPSDFSLEGYQHHAPMTAPMAV
- a CDS encoding putative 2-aminoethylphosphonate ABC transporter ATP-binding protein — protein: MNHSIATALTNPGAPMKVRGVQKRFGAFTALDNVSLDVAAGELVCLLGPSGCGKTTLLRCIAGLEKQDSGELYLGDRDVSHLAPQARDYGILFQSYALFPNLTVEANIAYGLAGSGRDEVRKRVGQMLELVGLTGSEKKYPGQLSGGQQQRVALARALAPAPSLLLLDEPMSALDARVREHLCTELRQLQRNLGVTTLMVTHNQDEAMLMADRIAVMNNGKVEQYATPQDIYDRPATPFVAEFVGQGNWLPFSRSSDSHAQVGGMSMRLADGSAKTTSGRLFCRPEAINVNPLVHEENLFPAKVREITFLGNRCRMSFELDQLPGHALLAELAPEAMPRLGAQQIMVALPPRSLQVFA
- the cadR gene encoding Cd(II)/Pb(II)-responsive transcriptional regulator gives rise to the protein MKIGELAKLTDCAVETIRYYERENLLPEPARSDGNYRVYTQAHAERLTFIRNCRTLDMTLEEIRSLLALRDSPQDQCESVNALIDEHIHHVKARIDGLMALQTQLLDLRQRCGEGPDIDQCGILQRLEVSGGVVATEVEHSHVGRSHGH
- a CDS encoding heavy metal translocating P-type ATPase, with product MSDSLHTHKPEADHDHDHDHDHSHKLQPVQKHDHGGHGDSCCSSKAAAPSLIKLSDTPTDGARLSSFRIDAMDCPTEQTLIQNKLGKLAGVQQLEFNLINRVLGVTHNLPSTAPIIEAIKSLGMVAEPMEQGAEAPAPIAEKKHWWPLALSGVGALAAEVIHFTSAAPDWVVAIIALISILSGGLTTYKKGWIALKNLNLNINALMSIAVTGAILIGQWPEAAMVMFLFTVAELIEAKSLDRARNAIGGLMQMTPEQATVQQADGSWVTQEVKTIELGARVRVRPGERIGLDGEVVSGSSTIDQAPITGESLPIEKTVGDKVFAGTINQAGSLEYSVTAAANNSTLARIIHAVEQAQGARAPTQRFVDQFSKIYTPAVFLLALAVAVIPPLFMGAVWFDWIYRALVLLVVACPCALVISTPVTIVSGLAAAARKGILVKGGVYLEGGHKLDYLALDKTGTLTHGKPVQTDYVSLDPTADATAPAIAAALAGRSDHPVSLAIANAAVDKQFAPLVVDNFEALGGRGVRGEINGQVYHLGNHRLVEDLGLCSPALEEKLFALEKQGKSVVLLLDKSGPLALFAVADTVKESSREAIQQLHDLGIKTLMLTGDNVHTAQAIAVQVGIDEAKGDLLPNDKLQAIEALYAQGHRVGMVGDGINDAPALARAQIGFAMAAAGTDTAIETADVALMDDDLRKIPAFIRLSRRTSTILKQNIALALVIKVIFLGVTFAGIATMWMAVFADMGVSLLVVFNGLRLLRK
- a CDS encoding LysR family transcriptional regulator: MLSAELKAFYMVARLGSITLAAKKLGLSQPTVTTQIRHLESQYSVELFYRGGRRLSVSDEGARLLPMVKALLQQEADIEFFLRNSGQVQGTLRIAATAPYYILDLVKTFRERLPQVEVSVEIGNSQQVLEALEDYRVDVAASSQLLDDARLIRRVLGSDPLVLAVHRNHPLAAHDHVPLSALAGHTLLMRESGSTTRRLTEELLASAGVSFGPLLEIGSRESIREAVLRNIGISIIARQEVPHDPQLRVLTIENAPQIPEYLYCLKERKGARLPAAFLGLAQEMAPA
- the lgt gene encoding prolipoprotein diacylglyceryl transferase, producing the protein MLPYPQIDPVALAIGPLKIHWYGLMYLIGIGGAWLLASRRLNRFDPTWTKEKLSDMVFWMSMGVIVGGRLGYVLFYDLNAYLANPTLIFEVWKGGMSFHGGFIGVMLAALWFGKKNNKSFFQLMDFVAPMVPIGLGAGRIGNFINAELWGKATDVPWAMIFPTDPAQLARHPSQLYQFALEGVALFAILWLFSRKPRPTMAVSGMFALFYGIFRFIVEFVRVPDAQLGYLAWNWLTMGQVLCVPMIVGGLFLIWLAYHRAPATPAAAV